A part of Paenibacillus sp. IHBB 10380 genomic DNA contains:
- a CDS encoding sugar phosphate nucleotidyltransferase, with amino-acid sequence MQLVLLSGGSGKRLWPLSNDSRSKQFLKVLDDPSGLRESMVQRVWRQIQHAGLEQQTHITTSKAQVEILQNQLGYGARLVVEPERRDTFPAIALAATYLYSIKGIGLKETVVVLPVDPYVEVDFFTKVKELDSILDRSQADIALIGVRPTYPSEKYGYIIPESYKEDECLVDYSKVKQFHEKPHEEEAAVMMKQAALWNCGVFAFKLDYLINLLISMNLPIQYEEMLKQYSKLTKISFDYQVVEKTKHLVVTPYEGSWKDLGTWNTLTDEMSSPILGKGVVSEDSLNTHLINELNIPVTILGLSNIIVATSPDGILVSDKEASPRIKEILKGMNNRPMYEERRWGYYQVLDYSKNTESVEVLTKRICINAGHNLSYQVHLKRREVWTIISGEGEFVLNERHRRIKQGDVLVIPESSRHSVKAIGDLEIIEVQMGSELVEEDIIRLKMEWSDIMANCI; translated from the coding sequence ATGCAACTGGTCTTATTGTCAGGTGGATCTGGAAAGCGGCTGTGGCCTTTATCGAACGATTCGCGTTCTAAGCAATTTCTGAAAGTGCTGGATGATCCAAGTGGACTTAGAGAATCGATGGTACAGAGAGTATGGCGACAGATTCAACACGCAGGATTGGAACAACAAACACACATCACTACAAGTAAGGCACAAGTAGAAATATTGCAAAACCAGTTGGGATATGGAGCAAGACTTGTTGTAGAACCAGAGAGAAGAGATACATTTCCTGCAATTGCTCTCGCAGCAACGTATCTTTATTCTATAAAGGGTATCGGTCTTAAGGAAACGGTTGTCGTTCTACCTGTTGATCCTTACGTCGAAGTTGACTTCTTCACTAAAGTCAAAGAACTTGATTCCATCCTAGATCGATCTCAAGCGGATATAGCACTTATCGGGGTGAGACCAACGTATCCTTCCGAGAAATATGGTTACATTATCCCTGAATCTTACAAAGAGGACGAATGCTTGGTAGATTATTCAAAAGTTAAACAATTTCATGAGAAGCCCCACGAAGAAGAAGCGGCAGTGATGATGAAGCAAGCTGCGCTTTGGAACTGTGGGGTTTTTGCATTTAAATTAGATTATCTTATCAACCTCTTGATCTCAATGAATCTGCCGATCCAGTATGAGGAAATGCTTAAACAGTACAGTAAACTGACTAAAATCAGCTTTGATTATCAAGTTGTCGAGAAAACCAAGCACTTAGTAGTAACGCCGTATGAGGGAAGCTGGAAGGACTTGGGGACATGGAATACGCTTACTGATGAGATGAGTTCTCCTATTCTTGGAAAAGGTGTCGTGTCAGAGGATTCATTGAATACTCATCTGATCAATGAGCTTAATATCCCTGTAACCATTCTAGGCTTATCCAACATTATTGTGGCAACGAGTCCTGACGGCATTCTAGTTAGTGATAAAGAAGCGAGTCCGAGAATCAAAGAAATATTAAAGGGAATGAACAATCGACCTATGTACGAAGAACGTAGGTGGGGTTACTACCAAGTACTCGACTATTCTAAGAATACAGAATCTGTAGAAGTTCTTACGAAACGGATCTGTATTAATGCAGGCCACAACCTGAGTTATCAAGTTCATCTGAAACGAAGGGAAGTGTGGACCATCATTTCGGGTGAGGGAGAGTTTGTACTTAATGAAAGGCATAGGAGAATTAAGCAGGGAGATGTTCTTGTAATTCCAGAAAGCAGTCGCCACAGTGTAAAAGCAATTGGGGATTTGGAGATTATTGAAGTGCAAATGGGAAGTGAATTGGTTGAAGAGGATATTATTCGCTTGAAG
- the rfbB gene encoding dTDP-glucose 4,6-dehydratase yields the protein MQLLVTGGAGFIGSNFIRYMLNKYPSISIVNFDKLTYAGNLENLISVEHNPKYHFTKGDICDKSQVHAVIKKHNINIIVNFAAESHVDRSISEPDIFVQTNIMGTQTLLEAAKALQVTRYIQISTDEVYGSLGETGYFTEETPLAPNSPYSASKAGADLLVRAYHETYGLHTNITRCSNNYGPFHFPEKLIPLMITNALENKELPIYGNGLNIRDWLHVEDHAAAIDLVIQAGRPGEVYNIGGHNEWSNIDIVREILTLLGEPMDSIRYVEDRKGHDQRYAIDPSKIMEELQWKPHYTFGIGIQETIRWYLDNREWWQRIKTGEYKNYYKQQYEDRLLF from the coding sequence ATGCAGCTATTGGTTACAGGTGGAGCCGGATTTATCGGAAGTAATTTCATACGATATATGTTGAACAAGTACCCTAGTATTTCAATTGTTAACTTTGACAAATTAACATATGCGGGTAATCTTGAGAATCTCATTTCAGTAGAGCATAATCCGAAGTATCATTTCACCAAAGGAGATATTTGCGACAAATCACAGGTACATGCTGTTATTAAGAAACACAATATTAATATTATTGTTAACTTTGCGGCTGAATCTCATGTGGATCGGAGTATTTCTGAACCGGATATCTTTGTACAGACGAATATAATGGGAACTCAGACGTTGTTGGAGGCAGCCAAGGCATTACAAGTGACTAGGTATATTCAGATCTCGACGGATGAAGTGTATGGTTCGCTTGGAGAGACAGGATACTTCACGGAGGAGACGCCACTTGCACCCAATAGTCCATACTCAGCTAGCAAGGCGGGGGCAGATTTATTAGTAAGAGCCTACCATGAGACATATGGGCTACATACGAATATCACGAGGTGCTCCAACAATTATGGTCCTTTTCATTTCCCAGAGAAGCTTATTCCTTTGATGATTACGAATGCATTAGAGAATAAAGAATTACCTATATACGGAAATGGATTGAATATTCGTGATTGGCTTCATGTTGAGGATCACGCAGCAGCTATTGATTTAGTTATTCAAGCTGGGCGTCCTGGAGAAGTGTATAATATTGGCGGTCATAATGAATGGAGTAACATAGATATTGTACGAGAGATACTAACTTTATTAGGCGAACCGATGGACTCAATTAGGTATGTGGAGGATCGTAAAGGTCATGATCAACGTTATGCCATTGATCCATCAAAAATAATGGAAGAGTTGCAATGGAAACCCCACTATACTTTTGGCATTGGGATTCAGGAAACGATTAGATGGTATCTGGATAACAGGGAATGGTGGCAAAGAATCAAAACTGGTGAGTACAAGAACTATTACAAACAACAGTACGAGGATCGTCTTTTGTTCTAA
- the rfbC gene encoding dTDP-4-dehydrorhamnose 3,5-epimerase: MKVTELKLQGTLLIEPTVHGDHRGFFLESYNKAAFEEVGIHQEFIQDNHSYSAEAGTLRGLHYQLEPKGQTKLVRVITGAIYDVAVDIRKYSPTYGQWAGVILSESNKRQFLIPKGFAHGFCTLTPNTQVLYKVDELYSAAHDRGILWSDPELEIDWHSSHIVLSDKDKIHPRLSQAENNFGRRDG; the protein is encoded by the coding sequence TTGAAGGTTACAGAATTGAAATTACAGGGTACCCTGTTGATAGAGCCGACCGTGCATGGGGATCATCGTGGTTTCTTTTTGGAGAGCTACAATAAAGCCGCATTTGAAGAGGTGGGAATTCATCAGGAATTTATCCAAGATAACCACTCCTATTCTGCAGAGGCGGGTACGCTGAGAGGATTACACTATCAGTTGGAGCCAAAGGGACAAACGAAACTTGTGAGAGTTATTACGGGAGCTATATATGATGTAGCTGTAGATATTCGGAAGTATTCACCTACATATGGGCAATGGGCTGGAGTTATCTTAAGTGAAAGTAACAAAAGGCAATTTCTGATTCCCAAAGGATTTGCTCATGGATTCTGTACGTTAACGCCAAATACGCAAGTGTTATATAAGGTGGATGAACTGTATTCTGCAGCGCATGACCGGGGTATTCTGTGGTCTGATCCTGAGCTTGAAATTGATTGGCATAGCAGCCATATCGTTTTATCGGATAAAGATAAGATTCATCCTAGATTAAGTCAGGCCGAGAATAACTTTGGGAGGAGAGATGGATAG
- a CDS encoding sugar phosphate nucleotidyltransferase, whose product MKGIILAGGTGSRLYPLTKVTNKHLLPVGKYPMIYHSIHKLRDADINDILIVTGRDHMGDVVNLLGSGYEFGVNFTYKVQDQAGGIAQALGLAEDFVQGQSMTVILGDNIFSDSLSDYVNNFRRQSMGAKILLQEVVDPERYGVAELDDTIIKSIEEKPKVPKSSYAVTGIYMYDPEVFNIIRNLKPSGRGELEITDVNNAYIDQGLLTYDILSGWWTDAGTHDSLAFSNELVRNQEFDMNFGKRVAVLG is encoded by the coding sequence ATGAAAGGAATCATCTTAGCAGGGGGTACAGGTTCGAGGCTTTATCCTTTAACAAAGGTAACAAACAAGCATTTACTTCCTGTAGGAAAGTATCCGATGATATATCATTCCATCCACAAACTCAGAGATGCTGATATTAACGATATCCTCATTGTCACGGGACGTGACCATATGGGAGATGTCGTTAATTTGTTAGGGAGTGGATATGAGTTTGGTGTGAATTTCACTTACAAAGTTCAGGATCAGGCAGGTGGAATTGCACAGGCTTTAGGATTAGCAGAAGATTTCGTACAAGGGCAGTCCATGACGGTTATTTTGGGAGATAATATTTTCTCTGATTCGTTATCCGATTATGTTAATAATTTCAGAAGACAGAGTATGGGAGCGAAGATACTGCTTCAAGAGGTAGTCGATCCAGAACGTTACGGAGTGGCTGAATTGGATGATACAATTATCAAATCCATTGAAGAAAAACCGAAGGTGCCGAAGAGTTCATACGCTGTCACAGGTATATATATGTACGATCCTGAAGTATTCAATATTATCAGAAACTTGAAGCCATCAGGAAGAGGGGAATTGGAGATAACAGATGTTAATAATGCCTATATTGATCAAGGACTGTTAACTTATGATATTTTATCTGGATGGTGGACAGATGCCGGTACTCACGATTCATTAGCTTTTTCCAATGAGCTGGTACGTAATCAGGAGTTTGATATGAATTTTGGTAAAAGGGTTGCTGTCTTAGGCTAA
- a CDS encoding flippase, translating into MKQKSLIKNAIYNFLYTGLNLLFPLITAPYVSRILGASNLGEVNLAATIVSWFILFATYGTATYGVREVAKSRDDKKKLEHIFSEIVVINVMLSLIVVVIYFIAVFNIEQFYTELPLYLIMSLSIILNMFAIDWYFQGIEEYRYIIIRSTIFKSISLICIFLFVKQADHYVIYGLISVIATSLSGILNYIYSRKHVRLRFTGINPFRHFKRLSVFFFHTFIVSIYTNLDQVLLGFFIDTKAVAFMNRSKTLVNMAIAVSTAISNVTLPRASYYKENDEEKFRFLLSEIPNYILWITIPITVGCVCLASNIMYILGGIEFLEAGTLLQVMAMTIILSPLSGYLQYQVLVASGKEKIGLYCAIITSLLSLVLNLILIPIIGVIGAGIVQVISEISAVSIRYFIAKKKLKYKEIKFINKSSMSYLFAAILMGGVVILIRNTMDNLFLSFGVGVVIGVAVYLFVLCIFREKVTMFILNKMKHKFIG; encoded by the coding sequence ATGAAACAAAAGTCTTTAATCAAGAACGCAATCTACAATTTTTTATATACAGGTCTAAACTTACTCTTTCCATTGATAACAGCACCATATGTTTCAAGAATTCTGGGTGCCTCAAATTTGGGGGAAGTCAATTTAGCAGCAACCATTGTTAGTTGGTTTATTCTGTTCGCTACATATGGTACAGCAACATATGGTGTCCGTGAAGTAGCAAAATCCAGAGACGATAAAAAAAAACTTGAACATATATTCTCGGAGATTGTAGTTATTAATGTAATGCTGTCATTAATAGTAGTAGTTATTTACTTTATTGCCGTATTTAATATAGAACAATTTTATACCGAATTACCACTGTATCTCATCATGTCATTAAGTATTATATTAAACATGTTTGCAATTGACTGGTATTTTCAGGGGATAGAAGAGTATCGCTATATTATCATTAGAAGTACAATTTTTAAATCAATATCTTTAATATGTATATTTCTGTTTGTGAAGCAGGCAGATCACTACGTCATATATGGGTTGATCAGTGTTATAGCTACAAGTTTAAGTGGCATATTAAATTACATTTATAGTAGAAAACATGTTAGGTTGAGATTCACGGGCATCAATCCATTCAGACACTTTAAGAGGCTTAGTGTATTCTTCTTCCACACTTTTATTGTTAGTATTTATACGAATTTGGATCAAGTGTTGCTTGGTTTTTTTATTGATACTAAAGCAGTAGCATTTATGAATAGAAGTAAGACGCTTGTTAATATGGCAATCGCTGTTTCCACGGCAATTTCTAATGTCACCTTGCCAAGGGCTTCGTATTATAAAGAGAATGACGAAGAAAAATTTAGGTTCCTTTTATCGGAAATACCTAATTATATTTTATGGATAACCATACCTATAACTGTAGGTTGCGTTTGTTTAGCATCAAACATCATGTATATATTAGGGGGCATTGAGTTTTTAGAGGCTGGAACGCTGTTGCAGGTAATGGCGATGACAATCATACTTTCTCCATTATCCGGTTATCTCCAATACCAAGTGCTTGTAGCTTCAGGGAAAGAGAAAATTGGGTTGTATTGCGCAATAATAACTAGCTTACTAAGTCTGGTACTGAACTTAATATTAATTCCTATCATTGGTGTCATTGGGGCTGGCATCGTACAAGTCATTTCTGAGATTAGTGCTGTGAGTATTAGGTATTTTATAGCGAAAAAGAAATTGAAGTATAAAGAGATAAAATTTATTAATAAATCCTCCATGAGTTACTTATTTGCAGCAATACTTATGGGTGGAGTTGTTATCTTAATTCGGAATACAATGGATAATTTGTTCCTTTCGTTTGGCGTTGGTGTCGTGATTGGGGTTGCTGTATATTTGTTTGTCCTGTGTATATTCCGAGAGAAAGTCACCATGTTTATATTAAATAAAATGAAGCACAAATTTATAGGTTGA
- a CDS encoding glycosyltransferase family 4 protein gives MKKVLYIAHENIKGGATHSLINLLACLPSDIKPYVLIPKTLNISSIIMKMKNDLIYSDTLKKELDKRGIPYYQAFYYYDNIRQDIHWLKKKFFALIRKDQLQRMKRTVEQEGIHVIHSNTSVVKFGADLAKLSGVKHIWHVREDVKEMFEIKKELLSEYSSTIIGSSEKVVFVSNELRTDFQNVLNYHGIHHDLTKLITVYNGIPLNAVTADSTKNRIEATVSKPFTITCVGTVYKIKGQEDLIELAKRLKQDTKGNYRILIIGQTKKKYYGQLLQKVVEYGVQDMVQFIDYTNDLMTLREASDVEVVCSRNEAFGRVAIEAMHFGNPLIVTAVGGLDEIVDHGQSGLKYNPGDVEQLYQHIMDVQFNRINVQDMIEKEKLRASEFDIRTCVSKVCELYS, from the coding sequence ATGAAAAAAGTTCTGTATATAGCCCATGAGAATATCAAAGGCGGAGCAACGCATTCTTTAATTAACTTGCTGGCTTGTTTGCCTTCTGACATTAAACCCTATGTGTTGATACCCAAAACACTCAATATTTCAAGTATTATAATGAAAATGAAGAATGATCTGATTTATTCAGATACATTAAAAAAAGAGCTTGATAAGCGGGGGATTCCGTATTATCAGGCTTTTTATTATTACGATAACATTAGGCAAGATATCCATTGGTTAAAAAAGAAATTTTTCGCCCTTATTCGAAAAGATCAACTCCAAAGGATGAAAAGGACAGTGGAACAAGAAGGTATTCATGTGATCCATTCCAATACAAGTGTAGTTAAGTTCGGCGCTGATCTTGCTAAATTGTCTGGTGTTAAACATATATGGCACGTTCGTGAAGATGTTAAAGAAATGTTTGAAATCAAGAAAGAGCTTCTATCAGAGTATTCTTCGACCATCATTGGTAGTAGTGAGAAAGTAGTCTTTGTTTCAAATGAGTTAAGAACGGATTTTCAAAATGTATTGAATTACCACGGCATACATCACGACTTAACCAAATTAATAACTGTCTATAACGGTATTCCCCTCAATGCAGTTACAGCAGATTCAACGAAGAATCGAATAGAAGCTACTGTATCCAAACCGTTTACAATTACATGTGTTGGTACGGTGTACAAAATTAAAGGCCAAGAAGATTTAATCGAATTGGCGAAAAGATTGAAACAAGACACAAAGGGGAATTATCGAATTTTGATTATAGGTCAAACAAAAAAGAAATATTATGGTCAACTTCTTCAGAAAGTAGTGGAATATGGTGTTCAGGATATGGTGCAGTTCATAGATTATACAAATGATTTAATGACACTAAGAGAGGCTTCTGATGTTGAAGTAGTGTGCTCCAGAAATGAAGCCTTTGGAAGAGTTGCTATTGAAGCTATGCATTTTGGAAATCCCTTGATTGTTACTGCCGTTGGCGGACTCGATGAGATTGTTGATCATGGTCAATCAGGATTGAAATATAATCCTGGAGATGTTGAACAATTATATCAACATATTATGGATGTACAATTTAATAGAATTAATGTGCAGGACATGATTGAAAAGGAGAAATTAAGAGCTAGTGAATTCGATATTAGAACATGTGTATCGAAAGTCTGCGAATTGTACTCGTGA